The DNA region TGTGTTTTGGCTCCGATCCACTGATCTTTTCACAAAACGTGTCCCTCAGTGTGTGGGTTTATTAACATCGAAAGGCATTAATCTTGTCCTTGTGAACCTGTGATAGTGACTCAGTGACACTTAGTACATTGTTTGTAATTGTTATTTCCATCAATGTCAATTGGAGCAATGCTCATTGCTGAGCCAACACTTGGTTTCTACAATTGAGAATTAATTTTATCACAATTACACAACTAATATTACACAATTGGAACTTCCCCTTCTTGGAACGATTGTCAATTTTCTACTTGTTTCTGGGGTGTGATCCTGTGTTAGGATTTTTAAAGGCACATGGATAATactgacaagaccagcatttgttacccatccccagttgcctgttgagaaggtggtgttgaactactttcttgaactactgcagtccatatgctgtaggtggacccacaatgcccttagggtgggaattccatgcatttgaaccagtgacagtgaaagaatggagatatatttccaagtcaggatggtgagtggaggggaacttgcagaggatggtattcccatgtatctgctgcatttgtctttctagatggaagagttctttggtgaatttctgcagtgcatcttgtagaaggaacacactgctgctactgagcgtggATGGTAGAGGGAGGGGATGTTGACGTTGGTGAATGGGGTGCCGGTCAAACtggctggatggtgtcaagctctgCGTTCTGAGTGAAGAGGGATGTTGAATTGTTAGCTCTTCCTGACTGGGAATGGTGGAGTGGTGTTTATCACACAAGCTGTCTTTGCAGTTTACATCTGTCGCCTTACtgtccaaccctctgtctctcacccacCCATCTGCTTTCAGGTTCATTGTTTACAAGTTACCCAAACATATCAGTGAAACTGGTTTACAGTACATGTACATGGACTCCTCAAGCAATGGCTGGAGAACTGGAAACCGATTGATTAATGACACAGGCTCTGCTGTGGGAGGAACTCTACAGCAGCTCTATGAGAAATCCAAACTGCAGGTAACTAAAGGGTGGTTTGACTATCAGGGTTGAGCAGTGTATCAGGTTTGCACTCAAACGTTAATCAGCCCAGGGAACCAAATTCTGACATTTCTCACAGTGGATTGGAGAATGAATCATTTGCGTTTATATAGCGACTTCCACCATGTCTGCTGTCTCTAAGCACTTTACAGGCAATGAGGTACATGGTGGAGTGTAGTCACTGACGTAATGAAGGGAACACGATATCTAATTTGTGCACACACCAAGCTCCACCAAACAGCTATCTGATAATGACCAGATCGTCAGTTTTTGAGGGATTAGTGTTCAGCTCTCAGTGAGATCTCCCCCCCACTGAAATTAAAAAGTTGCCATTCAATTCTTTTTCAGCTCCACTCGAGAGGGAAGAATGATTAATTAGAAGTGGTACATACCCGAAGGATTTGTCCGTATCTCAGGCCAGTCTAGTAAAACATCATCCAGTCACTGATCTTTAATTTATTGGTCAGTGGATTGAGTATagacgttgggaggtcatgttgcggctgcacgggacattggttaggccacttttggaatactgcgtacaattctggtctcccaaatatgttgtcaaacttgaaacgattcaaaaaagatttacaaggacgttgccagggttggaggatttgagctacagggagaggctgaataggctggggctgttttccctggagcgtcggagcctgaggtttgtaaaatcatgagtggtattgGTAGGGTAAATGGactaggtcttttccccggggtgggggagtcaaaaattagagggcacaagtttaagacgagaagggaaagacttaaaatggacctgagggacaacgttttcatgcagagggtggcgcatgtatggaatgagctgccagaggaagtagtgaaggctagtacaattacaacatttaaaaggcatctgaatgggtacatgaatagaaagggtttagaggaatatgggtcaaatgctggcaaatgggactagattatattAGGACATCAGGTCTGCATAGACAAGTtgaacctaagggtctgtttctgtgctgtacatctctgtaactccaGTTCCCTCAGATGTTCTCCATGTGTGGGAGAAAgtaaaagactgcagatgctggagatcagagttgaaaagtgtggtgctgaaaaaacacagttggtcaggcatTTTCCATGTGTGGTCAAATATCCATTCTGAAGTAATTCTTCCATGGGATATAGGTTTCATTGTCAAGAACACACTTACCTGTAACATAAAATACAATGAGAATCCATTTCAGTGCTGAAATTTGTAATTGGTGGGGCTTTGTCATTTTATCTTCATCTCCTTcctctgttttgtttttccaGAGGGACCAAGTAGCATACGTGCTCTACAATGACCAGATCCACCTCACCTCGACCAGCTATGGTGGACATACGAAAGGTGATGAGCAATACCTGGATTGTACTGTTTCCTCCAGGCCGGAAGCAATGTTCTGATCATTCTGAGTGTTTGTTTCAAATGTCAGGAACTTGTTTTcccctgcctccactcttcatcATTATATATCAACTTGAAATACGTGACTGAGTCAATGATTTCTCTGGCCTGTTCTCTGTCATTCCTTGTTTCTATCCTTGTCTAAGGCTGAGGTTTTGTTACTTCAGGACTTGTCTGTTACATTATTCTCTGGCCACCTTGAAAATTCTGCtgcccaaacccatgaccacttccatctccaaGGGCATtaggtacatgggaacatcaccaccttcaagttcccctccaagccactcaccatcctgatttggaaacctatctccattccttcactgttgctgggtcaaaatcctggaattccctccctaacagtgggtggactgcagtggttcaagaaagcagctcaccaccaccttctcaagggtaacttagggacaggcaataaaatgctgacccagcccaTGACACCCCACATCATACaaatgaagtttttttaaaaagtagtcaTTCTCATCATCCATCTTTCATTCAGTTCAATCTAATATTCAGTATTCACGTTTCTCCGTGGtttccctttctctccctatctctgaaacctccTCCAGCTCTAT from Hemiscyllium ocellatum isolate sHemOce1 unplaced genomic scaffold, sHemOce1.pat.X.cur. scaffold_3663_pat_ctg1, whole genome shotgun sequence includes:
- the LOC132813393 gene encoding deoxyribonuclease-2-alpha-like, encoding MANSNYWSALACLTVTCSVYFATSDISCYNDNGQPVDWFIVYKLPKHISETGLQYMYMDSSSNGWRTGNRLINDTGSAVGGTLQQLYEKSKLQRDQVAYVLYNDQIHLTSTSYGGHTKGDEQYLD